One window of the Lactobacillus sp. PV034 genome contains the following:
- a CDS encoding NAD kinase, with amino-acid sequence MKVAIVSNDRVETKAVVKNLEKLLAAKKIEIDVENPDVIISVGGDGTLISAFHKYVNIIDQVRFIGVHTGHLGFYTDWRNFELDKLVDNLTKKQPSTASYPLLELIVTRKDNSKRKLLALNEATIKRVSKTLTADVFIRDQFFESFKGDGLCVSTPTGSTAYSKSLGGAVIHPRLKALQMTEIASINNRIFRTLSSPIVISPDEWITIKPAKARHDDYIITYDGYTLRGKDIKKIEYRISQHVIRFDKYQHTHFWNRVEDAFIGHDREV; translated from the coding sequence ATGAAGGTTGCAATTGTAAGTAATGATCGGGTAGAAACAAAGGCAGTAGTAAAGAACCTAGAAAAATTACTAGCTGCCAAAAAAATAGAAATTGATGTGGAGAATCCAGACGTTATCATAAGCGTTGGTGGAGATGGAACTCTAATTTCAGCTTTTCATAAATACGTTAATATTATTGATCAAGTACGCTTTATTGGGGTGCATACAGGACACCTAGGATTTTATACTGATTGGCGAAATTTTGAATTAGATAAGTTAGTCGATAACTTAACTAAAAAGCAGCCCTCTACTGCATCTTATCCATTACTTGAATTGATAGTTACGCGAAAAGATAATAGTAAGAGAAAGCTTTTAGCTTTGAATGAAGCTACTATTAAACGAGTTTCTAAAACATTAACTGCCGATGTATTTATTAGGGACCAATTTTTTGAGAGCTTTAAGGGAGATGGGCTATGTGTTTCAACGCCTACCGGATCTACAGCTTATAGTAAATCACTTGGTGGTGCAGTTATTCACCCTCGCTTAAAAGCACTTCAAATGACCGAAATTGCCTCAATAAATAATCGAATTTTTAGAACACTTTCTTCTCCTATTGTTATTTCACCTGATGAATGGATTACAATTAAACCTGCCAAAGCACGGCATGATGATTATATTATTACCTATGATGGATATACTTTGAGAGGGAAAGATATTAAAAAGATTGAATACCGTATTTCACAACATGTAATTAGATTTGATAAGTATCAACATACTCATTTTTGGAATCGAGTAGAAGATGCCTTTATTGGGCATGATCGAGAAGTATAA
- a CDS encoding CYTH domain-containing protein, whose translation MSKNIEIESKTLIDQKTYEKMRDAFASRSEYNQQNFYFDTPDLDLANNDASVRIRIFVERAEQTLKAKEDNPKQDTFHEVVEINDLLSLAQGEQMVNAAQRGEHFSFGGDVQKYLLDHFGKEVADNLELRTWSKTRRIIAPGPDNCDLTLDMTIYEDGFTDFELEIENDDPKLIKKVLTELEKQFNFKSTKDNTNQNKVQRAYSHAK comes from the coding sequence ATGTCAAAAAATATCGAAATAGAATCAAAAACTTTAATAGATCAAAAGACCTATGAAAAAATGAGAGATGCTTTTGCATCAAGGTCTGAATATAATCAACAAAATTTTTATTTTGACACGCCAGATCTTGATCTAGCTAATAATGATGCTAGTGTTCGAATCAGAATTTTCGTAGAACGAGCAGAACAAACTTTAAAAGCAAAAGAAGATAATCCTAAACAGGATACTTTTCATGAAGTAGTTGAGATTAATGATCTTCTTTCTCTTGCACAAGGTGAACAGATGGTTAATGCAGCTCAAAGAGGTGAGCATTTTAGCTTTGGTGGTGACGTTCAAAAATACTTATTAGATCACTTCGGCAAAGAAGTAGCAGATAATTTGGAATTACGTACTTGGAGTAAAACAAGAAGAATTATTGCACCAGGTCCAGATAATTGTGATTTAACTTTGGATATGACCATTTATGAAGATGGCTTTACTGATTTTGAATTAGAAATTGAAAATGATGATCCAAAACTTATCAAAAAAGTTCTAACTGAACTAGAAAAACAATTTAATTTTAAGTCTACAAAAGACAATACTAACCAAAATAAAGTACAACGTGCCTATAGTCACGCAAAATAA
- a CDS encoding AI-2E family transporter, giving the protein MERKTNKESAKNNIFVKWFLNNRFSVVLLNILLFFLILLVFNKISFILNPVWTFFYAILPPLLVASIQFYLMNPLVDFLEEKWHVPRIITIIILFLLVIGLIIWIIAILVPIVQKQTTSLVNNWPEYWKDAQKSFNHMLHDPRLNSVRGNINDAIATAQSKLFTTSKDSIDIALANVTNAVNVITMIVMTLLTAPFVLFIMLKDGHKFKPYLAQFAPKRLQESFASLLHDINDAIASYIRGQITVAFWVGVMFSIGYSIIGLRYGITLAVLAGFLNLIPYFGTFIAFIPALIIGIMTSPMMLLKVIIVFAIEQTIEGRLISPLVMGNKMNMNPVTTILLLIGASAVSGLWGVIFAIPIYAVIKIILTRLFNYYRNISALYSENKPSSNDKKSIKE; this is encoded by the coding sequence ATGGAAAGAAAAACAAATAAAGAGTCAGCAAAGAATAACATATTTGTTAAGTGGTTCTTAAATAATCGTTTTAGCGTAGTTTTATTAAATATTCTTTTATTCTTTTTAATTCTTTTGGTATTTAATAAAATATCTTTTATTTTAAATCCTGTTTGGACCTTTTTTTATGCTATTTTACCCCCATTATTAGTCGCTTCTATTCAGTTTTATTTAATGAATCCACTAGTCGATTTTTTAGAGGAAAAATGGCATGTTCCACGAATTATCACAATTATTATCCTATTTCTATTAGTTATTGGGTTAATTATTTGGATTATCGCCATTTTAGTACCAATTGTTCAAAAACAAACCACATCATTAGTTAATAATTGGCCGGAGTATTGGAAAGATGCGCAAAAAAGTTTTAATCACATGCTGCATGATCCTCGTTTAAATAGTGTAAGGGGCAATATCAATGATGCAATTGCAACTGCCCAAAGCAAGCTATTTACTACTAGTAAGGATAGTATTGATATTGCCTTGGCTAATGTTACTAATGCAGTTAATGTTATTACTATGATTGTAATGACATTATTAACCGCACCTTTTGTTCTTTTTATTATGTTAAAGGATGGACACAAGTTTAAACCCTACCTGGCTCAGTTTGCTCCTAAACGTTTACAGGAAAGCTTTGCAAGCTTATTGCATGATATTAATGATGCTATTGCCTCATATATTCGTGGACAAATAACAGTAGCATTCTGGGTAGGAGTAATGTTCAGTATTGGCTACTCAATTATTGGATTACGCTATGGCATTACTTTAGCTGTTTTAGCAGGATTTTTGAACTTAATTCCTTATTTTGGTACCTTTATTGCGTTTATTCCAGCATTAATTATTGGAATTATGACTTCTCCGATGATGTTGTTAAAAGTGATTATTGTATTCGCAATTGAACAGACCATTGAAGGAAGATTAATTTCTCCATTAGTAATGGGTAACAAAATGAATATGAATCCTGTAACAACTATTTTATTATTGATTGGTGCAAGTGCAGTTTCAGGATTATGGGGTGTAATTTTTGCAATTCCAATTTATGCGGTTATTAAAATTATTTTAACTAGATTATTTAACTATTATCGCAATATTTCAGCCCTATATAGCGAAAATAAGCCTTCAAGTAATGATAAAAAATCAATAAAAGAGTAG
- a CDS encoding tRNA (cytidine(34)-2'-O)-methyltransferase yields MTNHIVLFEPVMPANTGNIARTCAGTNTVLDLIEPLGFQIDNKKMKRAGLDYWDKVEIHLHDDLQAFLDTLGPNDEMYLISKFSSKNYAQVDYTDTNKNYYFVFGKETTGLPETFMRDYYERNLRIPMSDSIRCYNLSNSVAMVLLEALRQQGFPNLETSHHYENDKLKDDYNRPERYERNLGENNGN; encoded by the coding sequence ATGACTAATCATATTGTTTTGTTTGAACCAGTAATGCCAGCAAATACAGGGAATATTGCCCGAACCTGTGCAGGAACTAATACGGTTCTTGACTTAATTGAACCTCTAGGTTTTCAAATTGATAATAAAAAAATGAAAAGAGCTGGATTAGATTATTGGGATAAAGTTGAAATTCACTTGCATGATGATTTACAAGCTTTCTTAGATACTCTAGGACCAAATGATGAAATGTATTTAATTTCAAAATTTTCATCAAAGAATTATGCTCAGGTGGATTATACAGACACCAATAAAAATTATTATTTTGTATTTGGAAAAGAAACTACAGGTTTACCTGAGACATTCATGCGTGATTATTACGAGCGCAATTTGAGAATTCCCATGTCTGATAGTATTAGATGTTATAATTTATCTAATTCTGTTGCTATGGTTTTATTAGAAGCTTTACGACAACAAGGATTTCCAAATTTAGAAACGTCGCATCATTATGAAAATGATAAATTAAAAGATGATTATAATCGTCCAGAGCGTTATGAACGAAATTTAGGTGAAAATAATGGAAATTAA
- a CDS encoding GTP pyrophosphokinase translates to MKDWDTFLWPYKEAVSELKVKFRSLRQSFLNEGEHSPIEFVVGRVKTVDSIKEKMKRRVIAPEVIETDMQDIAGIRIMCQFVDDIYKVVDLIHERQDMQVVEERDYIKNAKPSGYRSYHMVIEYTVHLPEGPKKIIAEIQIRTLAMNFWATVEHTLNYKYQGEYPEDISERLKITAEAAYKLDEEMSSIKDEVQEAQRIFTKTKGKEH, encoded by the coding sequence ATGAAAGATTGGGATACATTTCTTTGGCCTTATAAAGAAGCCGTTTCGGAATTAAAAGTTAAATTTCGTTCGCTGCGGCAGAGTTTTTTAAATGAAGGTGAACATTCACCGATCGAATTTGTAGTGGGACGCGTTAAAACTGTTGATTCAATCAAAGAAAAAATGAAAAGACGGGTAATTGCTCCGGAAGTTATCGAAACTGATATGCAAGATATTGCTGGAATTAGAATTATGTGCCAATTTGTAGACGATATTTATAAAGTGGTCGATTTAATTCATGAGCGGCAAGATATGCAGGTCGTGGAGGAGCGCGACTATATTAAAAATGCTAAGCCATCTGGCTATCGTTCATATCATATGGTTATTGAATATACTGTTCATCTTCCTGAGGGACCTAAAAAAATAATCGCTGAAATACAAATTAGAACTTTAGCGATGAACTTTTGGGCTACGGTCGAACATACTTTGAATTATAAATATCAAGGTGAATATCCAGAAGATATTTCTGAAAGATTAAAGATAACTGCGGAAGCGGCTTATAAGCTCGATGAAGAAATGTCATCGATTAAGGATGAAGTCCAAGAGGCTCAAAGAATATTTACCAAAACAAAAGGAAAAGAGCATTAA
- a CDS encoding RluA family pseudouridine synthase produces the protein MQYFKLVFKQKTPQQLGRFLMKNGFSHRALTNSRHHGGMMLVNHKRRYSKYLLHQGDEVIFIIGREKENKWLKASTNPISIVLETKNYLILNKPSGVLSIPSRYEDDDAIVNRVLGYFEQKQEKVKPHVVTRLDRDTSGLVLIGKNSVAHARFSELGKDKLVKKYHAIVHGNFASDKLEGIIDQPIGKKDESIKHWVLPSGKPSQTKYKVLDQTNDAALVELQLFTGRTHQIRVHMSHIGHPLYGDPLYGREDSFERQALNCFLLSFNDPFTSERKEITISDPEDMKNLWQ, from the coding sequence ATGCAATATTTTAAATTAGTGTTTAAACAAAAAACTCCCCAACAATTGGGGCGTTTTTTGATGAAAAATGGATTCTCTCATCGAGCTTTGACTAATAGTCGGCATCATGGGGGCATGATGTTAGTTAACCATAAGCGGCGATATAGTAAGTATCTTCTTCATCAAGGGGATGAAGTAATCTTTATTATAGGGCGAGAAAAAGAAAATAAATGGCTAAAGGCGTCAACTAATCCCATTAGTATTGTCTTAGAAACAAAGAATTACTTAATTTTAAATAAACCATCAGGGGTTTTATCCATTCCTTCACGTTACGAAGATGATGATGCCATAGTAAATCGAGTTTTAGGTTATTTTGAACAAAAGCAAGAAAAAGTTAAACCACATGTGGTAACGCGCCTTGATCGTGATACTTCGGGGCTAGTATTAATTGGAAAAAATTCTGTTGCTCATGCACGTTTTAGCGAGTTGGGGAAAGATAAATTAGTAAAAAAATATCATGCCATAGTTCATGGAAATTTTGCTAGTGATAAATTAGAAGGAATTATAGATCAACCAATTGGAAAAAAAGATGAGAGCATAAAACATTGGGTTTTGCCAAGTGGTAAGCCGTCGCAAACTAAATATAAAGTGTTGGATCAAACAAATGATGCCGCTCTAGTAGAATTACAGTTATTCACTGGTCGTACTCATCAAATTCGGGTTCATATGTCTCATATTGGACATCCATTATATGGGGATCCTCTTTATGGAAGAGAAGATAGTTTTGAGCGTCAAGCATTAAATTGTTTTCTTTTAAGTTTTAATGATCCTTTTACTTCTGAAAGAAAAGAAATTACAATTTCTGATCCAGAAGATATGAAAAATTTATGGCAATAA
- a CDS encoding DNA translocase FtsK: MPKSKKRKKRRNNTKKQKQDMTNVLIGIVLVLISIFSCLHFGIFSRQLVNCLRFIVGNTHYLASFILGIVGLVMIIYNQKPHLGIKRSSGVILAYGGVMLWQSSNFFKDLMINHDFVNSFVNIIDGEFARGQNTTSVGGGLIGTVLYQIIFPIFGHLGALTLAVCGIICGILMIFNVKFADIVRIFQKVSQLFIQKNKAAGNVISDKIQNTYSDFVEKREQQKDNRKNLRDPYDSDDDFLPNTADFHEQTKIDNLDKLPQENLGLSEEDPFKPIPIEDSSEHLSEDAVSENSLVSPKSDLQNKSPIIQHQNVEGDLPKSHSFADEDNKIRQELSGVDHGDFDTKLAVNNHNENYVLPPLDLLAPIQNVDQSQDKKLIQQNTQVLESTFKSFGVDVNVKKAVLGPTVTRYEVQPAVGVKVSRIVNLADDLALALAAKDIRIEAPIPGKPLIGIEVPNRTTSAVSFKDAMMHQDKKSKSSDLTVPLGKNVTGEIISADLRKMPHLLIAGSTGSGKSVAINTIITSILMKSHPEDVKLVLIDPKMVELSVYNGIPHLLIPVVTDAKLAANALRKTVKEMERRYKLFAAGGVRNITEYNQKVDENNQDKDNPVMEKLPYIVVIVDELSDLMMVAGHDVEDAIVRLAQMARAAGIHMILATQRPSVDVITGLIKANVPSRIAFAVSSGVDSRTILDQVGAEKLLGRGDMLFLPIGASKPERVQGAFISVDEVEKVVEWVKQQQEAEYDETMIPSQQDGNGDEDSDEPDDEFYQQAVELVRKQQSASVSMLQRRFRIGYNRAARIVDTMEAKGIVGPSEGSKPRQVLIPPEEDGDS; the protein is encoded by the coding sequence ATGCCTAAGAGCAAGAAAAGAAAGAAGAGAAGAAATAATACAAAAAAACAAAAACAAGATATGACCAATGTTTTGATTGGTATCGTATTAGTCTTAATTAGTATCTTCTCTTGCTTACACTTTGGTATCTTTAGCCGTCAGCTAGTAAACTGTTTACGTTTTATAGTAGGTAATACACATTATTTAGCGAGTTTTATTTTAGGAATTGTTGGTTTAGTAATGATTATTTATAATCAAAAGCCTCATCTTGGAATTAAACGAAGTAGTGGCGTTATTCTAGCTTATGGTGGCGTTATGCTCTGGCAAAGTAGTAATTTCTTTAAAGATCTAATGATTAATCATGATTTCGTTAACAGTTTTGTTAATATCATTGATGGTGAATTTGCTCGAGGCCAAAACACTACTAGCGTTGGCGGAGGATTGATTGGAACTGTCCTTTATCAAATAATTTTCCCAATTTTTGGTCATCTTGGTGCTTTGACACTGGCTGTTTGCGGAATTATTTGCGGTATTTTAATGATCTTTAATGTGAAATTTGCTGATATTGTAAGAATTTTTCAAAAAGTTTCGCAATTATTTATTCAGAAGAATAAGGCTGCTGGTAATGTAATTAGTGATAAAATTCAAAATACTTATTCTGATTTTGTCGAAAAAAGAGAACAGCAAAAAGATAACCGAAAAAATTTAAGAGATCCTTATGACTCTGATGATGATTTTCTTCCAAATACAGCAGATTTTCATGAGCAAACTAAAATTGATAATTTAGATAAGCTGCCTCAAGAAAATCTTGGTTTAAGTGAAGAAGATCCCTTTAAACCAATTCCAATTGAAGATTCTAGTGAACATCTATCAGAAGATGCTGTATCAGAAAATTCTCTTGTATCTCCAAAATCTGATTTGCAAAATAAATCACCAATAATTCAACACCAAAACGTTGAAGGCGATTTACCAAAATCGCATTCTTTCGCTGATGAAGATAATAAAATTCGTCAGGAACTCAGTGGTGTTGATCATGGAGATTTTGATACTAAATTAGCCGTAAACAATCATAATGAGAATTATGTTCTCCCGCCGCTTGATTTATTAGCGCCGATTCAAAATGTTGATCAATCCCAAGATAAGAAATTGATTCAGCAGAATACTCAAGTGTTAGAATCTACATTTAAGAGTTTTGGGGTGGATGTCAATGTTAAAAAGGCTGTTTTAGGACCTACTGTTACGCGTTATGAAGTTCAACCTGCAGTTGGTGTTAAAGTAAGTAGAATAGTTAATTTAGCTGATGATTTAGCTCTTGCTTTAGCTGCTAAAGATATTAGAATTGAAGCACCAATTCCGGGTAAACCCTTGATTGGAATTGAGGTTCCCAACCGTACGACATCAGCTGTATCCTTTAAAGATGCAATGATGCATCAAGATAAAAAATCTAAGTCATCTGATTTAACAGTTCCTTTAGGAAAAAATGTTACCGGGGAAATAATTTCTGCTGATCTAAGAAAGATGCCACACTTATTAATTGCGGGATCAACGGGATCGGGTAAATCAGTAGCGATTAATACAATTATTACTAGTATCCTAATGAAATCACATCCTGAAGACGTAAAATTGGTTTTAATTGATCCTAAGATGGTCGAATTATCCGTTTATAACGGTATTCCTCACTTGTTAATTCCTGTGGTTACAGATGCCAAGTTAGCGGCAAATGCATTGAGAAAAACTGTTAAAGAAATGGAACGACGTTATAAGCTTTTTGCTGCTGGAGGCGTTCGAAACATAACCGAATATAACCAAAAGGTTGATGAAAATAATCAAGATAAAGATAATCCAGTAATGGAAAAACTGCCATACATTGTAGTAATAGTAGATGAGTTGAGTGACTTAATGATGGTAGCTGGTCATGATGTAGAAGATGCCATTGTTCGCTTAGCTCAAATGGCAAGAGCGGCTGGTATACATATGATCTTGGCTACTCAACGTCCAAGTGTAGATGTTATTACCGGATTGATTAAGGCGAATGTTCCATCTCGTATTGCCTTTGCAGTATCAAGTGGAGTCGATTCACGCACAATTTTAGATCAAGTTGGTGCAGAAAAATTACTTGGTCGCGGAGATATGCTCTTTTTACCAATTGGCGCTTCAAAACCTGAGCGTGTTCAAGGAGCTTTTATTTCCGTAGATGAAGTTGAAAAAGTAGTTGAATGGGTAAAACAACAGCAAGAAGCTGAATATGATGAAACTATGATTCCTTCTCAGCAGGATGGAAATGGGGATGAAGATAGTGACGAACCGGATGATGAATTTTATCAACAAGCAGTTGAGCTAGTTCGAAAACAGCAATCTGCAAGTGTTTCGATGTTGCAAAGAAGATTTAGAATTGGATATAACAGGGCAGCCAGAATTGTAGATACGATGGAAGCTAAAGGAATTGTGGGACCGTCAGAAGGATCGAAGCCTCGGCAAGTTCTAATTCCTCCTGAAGAAGATGGAGATAGTTAA
- a CDS encoding lactonase family protein produces MKVLLGGYTTKTSKGIYAGKIDTSTSPIEIEQVKNVINVNRPTYFQIDGDLLITIIQDGVQAGIASYKKDKDTYTQVDTFFHPGAAPAYVGLDRTHHLIFTANYHLATLNVFSYDDGGHITFITNTQHQGSGPRPEQEAAHPHYFDRTPKGHLVSCDLGTDRVDFYDFKDNKLVHLATYQMESGFGTRHLTFSPDGKTMFIVGELSSQVNVAHINEENWTFENIATYKTIPDHFEGHNGAAAIRLSKDGNFLYVSNRGDDSIAVFKVKPDSQLELIQRISTFGAFPRDFNWDKAQKLVVAANQNTNNATLYTRNEKNGTLTPIQKNILAPEATCVQFIQ; encoded by the coding sequence ATGAAAGTTTTACTTGGTGGTTATACTACAAAAACTTCAAAGGGAATCTACGCAGGTAAAATCGATACCTCAACTTCTCCCATTGAAATTGAGCAAGTTAAGAATGTTATTAATGTTAATCGTCCTACTTATTTTCAAATAGATGGCGATTTACTGATCACAATTATTCAAGATGGTGTTCAAGCAGGTATTGCCTCATATAAGAAAGATAAGGACACTTATACACAGGTTGATACTTTCTTTCATCCAGGTGCAGCGCCAGCTTATGTTGGTTTAGATCGTACTCATCATTTAATCTTTACAGCAAACTATCATTTAGCTACGCTTAATGTTTTTAGTTATGATGATGGTGGTCATATAACCTTTATTACTAATACTCAGCATCAAGGTAGCGGCCCACGTCCAGAACAAGAAGCGGCCCATCCCCACTACTTTGATCGCACACCTAAAGGTCACCTCGTATCATGCGATTTAGGAACTGATCGTGTAGATTTTTATGATTTTAAAGATAATAAACTCGTTCACTTAGCAACTTACCAAATGGAATCTGGGTTTGGTACACGCCATCTTACCTTTTCTCCTGATGGTAAAACTATGTTTATTGTTGGTGAGTTATCAAGTCAAGTTAACGTAGCTCACATAAATGAAGAGAACTGGACTTTTGAAAATATTGCTACTTATAAAACCATTCCAGATCATTTTGAAGGACACAATGGAGCAGCTGCCATTCGCTTATCTAAGGATGGCAACTTCCTTTATGTTTCTAATCGTGGGGATGATAGCATCGCTGTTTTCAAGGTAAAACCAGATTCACAGTTAGAACTTATCCAGCGAATTTCAACTTTTGGTGCATTCCCACGTGATTTTAACTGGGATAAAGCCCAAAAGTTGGTTGTTGCTGCTAATCAAAATACAAATAATGCTACCTTATATACACGTAATGAAAAAAACGGTACGTTAACGCCAATTCAAAAAAATATTTTAGCTCCTGAAGCAACCTGTGTACAGTTCATCCAATAA
- a CDS encoding DsbA family protein, whose translation MFEIFFFMNPLGINCYLNEKAIINGIDDSQKKVDYHFIPMANMTTIRNDLLARNLPTCDLNLFNKFSRRTFNAIKDYHAVKLIKGNKTARKFIFDLQAAVNENDKKYSKDLVNEFLQKYSINPSAFEETRMSKYVLYSMNKDSHLAKKFNVQTTPTTLFYDYDHDNCNYKIEGKVTEDDVDIVLNEANAINNSKISGQANLHLL comes from the coding sequence ATGTTTGAAATCTTCTTCTTTATGAATCCTTTAGGTATTAATTGTTATTTAAATGAAAAAGCAATAATTAACGGTATTGATGATTCACAGAAAAAGGTCGACTATCATTTTATTCCAATGGCAAATATGACTACCATACGCAATGATCTTCTAGCGCGGAATTTGCCGACTTGCGATTTAAATTTGTTTAACAAGTTTAGTCGCCGCACCTTTAATGCTATTAAAGACTATCATGCTGTAAAGCTAATTAAGGGTAACAAAACTGCGAGAAAATTTATATTCGATTTGCAGGCAGCTGTTAATGAAAACGATAAAAAATACTCAAAGGATTTAGTCAACGAATTTTTGCAGAAATATAGTATTAATCCTTCTGCATTTGAAGAAACAAGAATGTCAAAATACGTTCTTTATTCAATGAATAAGGATTCACACTTAGCTAAGAAATTTAATGTTCAAACTACCCCAACTACATTATTTTATGATTATGATCACGATAATTGTAATTATAAAATTGAAGGGAAAGTTACAGAAGATGATGTTGATATCGTATTAAATGAAGCCAATGCTATCAACAACTCTAAGATTAGTGGACAAGCTAATTTGCATCTTTTATAA
- a CDS encoding competence protein CoiA yields the protein MKELYSFFRNKYWGEKMYAALLDKKLVLAISEAQLVHQGYKKLNGTFYHCPSCKKRVILIISQYKAPFFKHLSLITGEGEKQEHLESKKLLCSALVACGYPARMEVSLAFNQLRADILASKKIAFEIQCAPLSDEEYQHRHTLYEKLNIKDIWIVGKRHYLKKKLIRSQYKYLRKSPSWGWYLLEIEPTRQKIHLKYHIQLEANSNRAWFQRKDFKLDEDGLKQLFTFMPPTIPLKLTSLEKGKNYLYRQLRDRTKFGREVGELLYKQKLTLDQIPDQVLMVNRDPFTSKRIVDFLHKKRASH from the coding sequence TTGAAAGAACTTTACTCTTTTTTTCGTAATAAATATTGGGGTGAAAAAATGTATGCTGCACTATTAGATAAGAAATTGGTTTTAGCAATTAGTGAAGCGCAGCTTGTTCATCAAGGATACAAGAAATTAAATGGTACTTTTTATCATTGTCCATCTTGCAAAAAAAGGGTAATTTTGATTATTTCTCAATATAAAGCGCCATTTTTCAAGCATTTAAGTTTAATTACCGGTGAGGGGGAAAAACAGGAACATTTAGAAAGTAAGAAGCTGCTTTGTAGTGCTCTGGTAGCTTGTGGTTATCCAGCAAGGATGGAAGTTTCTCTTGCCTTTAATCAATTACGGGCAGATATTTTAGCGTCAAAAAAAATAGCTTTTGAAATTCAATGTGCGCCATTAAGTGATGAAGAATATCAACATCGCCATACTTTATATGAGAAACTTAATATTAAAGATATTTGGATAGTAGGAAAGCGCCATTACTTAAAAAAGAAACTTATTCGATCACAATATAAATATTTACGAAAATCGCCTAGTTGGGGTTGGTACTTGCTTGAAATTGAGCCAACAAGACAAAAAATCCATTTAAAATATCACATTCAGTTAGAGGCTAATAGCAACAGAGCTTGGTTTCAAAGAAAAGATTTTAAATTAGATGAAGATGGGTTAAAACAGCTTTTTACATTTATGCCACCTACGATACCATTGAAATTGACTAGTCTTGAGAAAGGAAAAAATTATCTTTATCGTCAATTAAGAGATAGAACAAAATTCGGAAGAGAAGTCGGAGAGTTACTTTACAAGCAAAAATTAACGCTTGATCAGATACCTGACCAAGTCTTAATGGTAAACCGAGATCCTTTCACTTCAAAAAGAATAGTTGATTTTTTACATAAAAAAAGAGCATCTCATTAA
- a CDS encoding DUF1149 family protein, with product MEIKKMTPILVQHFHYDLNDTLKVKNDLNVSIRQVFQTNDQGEQYEGKSGHFFEVAVPFEVAPAPGQFTVSGLVSQVVQLIDYFGEGRDLKPNDYELISRPLVEEIETLTYQLTQITMEQPVNLNFKSNFDQLKFKEKQNSDKN from the coding sequence ATGGAAATTAAAAAAATGACTCCTATCTTGGTACAGCACTTTCATTATGATTTAAATGATACTTTAAAGGTAAAAAATGATTTAAATGTATCTATTCGCCAAGTATTTCAAACTAATGATCAAGGTGAGCAGTATGAAGGGAAGTCTGGGCACTTCTTTGAAGTTGCAGTTCCTTTTGAAGTTGCACCTGCGCCTGGACAATTCACTGTATCAGGGTTAGTAAGCCAAGTTGTTCAGCTAATTGATTATTTTGGAGAAGGAAGAGATTTAAAGCCAAACGACTATGAATTAATTTCACGCCCTCTGGTTGAAGAAATAGAAACATTAACTTATCAGCTAACTCAAATTACAATGGAACAACCGGTAAATTTAAACTTTAAATCAAATTTTGATCAACTCAAATTTAAAGAGAAACAAAATTCTGATAAAAATTAG